One Labrus mixtus chromosome 12, fLabMix1.1, whole genome shotgun sequence DNA segment encodes these proteins:
- the ptk2bb gene encoding protein tyrosine kinase 2 beta, b isoform X3, giving the protein MYEVMSGDTLAWKGPSPRQSDAEPSPESLFTVAGGPIKILKVCFCTNNNLGKNFKLVKCDSSWQIRAIIRSILISGRLGPNIEHAGCYGLLLKHLKSEELHWLHPDLTVGEVEQRYESHHVEAEWRYDLRIRYIPVNFLEKFKDDRSTFVYFYQQVRSDYMQYHASKVSDGMALQLGCLEIRRFYKDMNSKGLEKKSNFELLEKEVGLDLFFPPELINSMKSRQLRKLIQQTFQQYATLKEDDCMVKFFETLREFIRYDEEAFPCELVQGWSLSVELVIGGRGIRQRTQKDSAAVFLADFKQIKRIQCLSQGDGKALINFDIEGARQRLSINVATVPVAENMMDLIDGYCRLENDTDDSVIYRLNKDANARTSLPELPTSSRDTSSIRHSMGSDIYCEILDERPRSVVKYGIDRSDIVLGRILGEGFFGEVYDGVYKKADGNRVNVAVKTCKDCSPDVMEKFMSEAVIMKNLDHQHIVKLIGIIEEDPVWIVMELYEHGELGNYLTQNQKTLTNITLVLFSLQICKALVFLEGVNMVHRDIAVRNVLVASPDCVKLGDFGLSRYIEDEEYYKASVTRLPIKWMAPESINFRRFTSASDVWMFAVCVWEIMSCGQQPFFWLENRDVINQLEQGIRLPKPDNCPPALYSLMTRCWSYDPRERPNFTELVVKISDVHKMEKEQEVERERDRTRSIKYFEPKFNFNEPPPKPSRMKPGRFGNTLSIGLHIQLNEALCASSPDLASPCEYQSPVDSMNALTLPVRSPRPRSMGEGGFLRLEANSREDAQRLWQQDRQNMQNTLRQQKVQMMEDEKWLEMEERLLDPMGPEDPGSLVVGFRLY; this is encoded by the exons ATGTACGAGGTGATGTCAGGGGATACCCTGGCCTGGAAGGGGCCCAGTCCGAGACAAAGTGACGCAGAGCCCAGCCCAGAATCGCTCTTCACTGTGGCTGGAGGGCCCATCAAAATACTCAAAGTGTGTTTCTGCACCAACAATAACCTGGGCAAGAACTTCAAGCTTGTGAAATGTGACAGCTCCTGGCAAATCAGG GCTATTATTCGATCGATTCTGATCAGCGGTCGATTGGGGCCGAACATCGAACACGCGGGATGCTACGGTCTCCTGCTGAAACACCTGAAGTCAGAAGAGCTTCACTGGCTGCATCCAGATCTGACTGTAGGCGAGGTGGAGCAACGCTACGAGAGCCACCATGTAGAAGCTGAGTGGAG GTATGACCTTCGTATCAGATACATTCCTGTCAATTTCTTGGAAAAATTCAAAGACGACAGATCTACGTTTGTATATTTTTACCAACAG GTGCGCAGTGATTACATGCAGTATCATGCTAGTAAGGTCAGTGATGGGATGGCGCTGCAGCTCGGCTGTTTGGAAATCAG GAGGTTCTATAAAGACATGAATTCAAAAGGTCTAGAAAAGAAGTCCAACTTTGAGCTGCTAGA AAAAGAAGTGGGCCTGGACCTTTTCTTTCCTCCAGAGCTGATTAACAGCATGAAG TCAAGGCAGCTTCGGAAGTTGATCCAGCAAACGTTTCAACAGTACGCGACGCTCAAAGAGGACGACTGTATGGTGAAGTTTTTCGAGACCCTCCGAGAGTTCATCAGATATGATGAAGAGGCCTTCCCGTGTGAACTAGTG CAAGGTTGGAGTCTGTCAGTGGAGCTGGTCATCGGTGGCAGGGGAATCCGCCAacgcacacagaaggattcagcG GCTGTTTTTCTGGCCGACTTCAAACAGATCAAGAGAATACAATGCCTATCTCAGGGCGACGGCAAAGCTCTCATAAACTTTGACATAGAGGGGGCCAGACAA CGCCTGTCGATCAATGTGGCCACTGTCCCTGTGGCAGAGAACATGATGGACCTTATTGATGGCTACTGCCGCTTGGAAAATGACACAGATGATAGTGTAATCTATCGACTAAATAAAG ATGCAAATGCACGAACTTCCCTACCCGAGCTCCCCACAAG CAGCAGGGACACCAGCTCCATCAGGCACAGTATGG gctcAGATATCTATTGTGAAATTCTCGATGAAAGGCCAAGATCAG TTGTTAAGTACGGGATCGACCGAAGTGACATTGTACTTGGACGAATCCTGGGTGAGGGCTTTTTCGGGGAAGTCTACGATGGAGTTTACAAAAAAGCT GATGGCAATAGAGTTAACGTAGCAGTGAAAACCTGCAAAGACTGCTCACCTGATGTGATGGAGAAGTTCATGAGTGAAGCAG TTATAATGAAGAACCTGGATCATCAGCACATTGTCAAACTGATTGGGATCATTGAGGAGGATCCTGTGTGGATCGTCATGGAGCTTTATGAGCATGGAGAG CTCGGTAACTACCTGACTCAGAACCAGAAGACCCTGACAAACATTACCCTGGTGCTGTTCAGCCTGCAGATCTGCAAAGCTCTCGTCTTCCTGGAGGGAGTCAACATGGTGCACAG agacaTCGCGGTTCGGAACGTGTTAGTTGCCAGTCCAGACTGTGTGAAACTCGGAGACTTCGGTCTGTCCAGATACATCGAGGATGAAGAATACTACAAAG CGTCTGTTACTCGGTTGCCAATTAAGTGGATGGCTCCAGAGTCCATCAACTTCAGACGTTTCACGTCAGCCAGTGATGTGTGGATGTTTG ccgtgtgtgtgtgggagataATGAGTTGTGGGCAGCAGCCATTTTTCTGGCTGGAGAACAGAGATGTCATTAACCAGCTGGAGCAGGGAATCAGGCTGCCCAAGCCAGACAACTGCCCTCCTGCCCTGTACTCGCTCATGACCCGCTGCTGGTCCTACGACCCTCGAGAGAGACCCAACTTCACCGAGCTGGTGGTCAAGATCAG TGATGTCCACAAGAtggagaaggagcaggaggTGGAAAGAGAGCGGGACAGGACGCGCTCTATTAAATATTTTGAACCCAAGTTCAACTTCAACGAGCCTCCTCCGAAG CCCTCAAGAATGAAACCAGGGAGGTTTGGGAACACGCTCAGTATTGGTCTTCACATTCAG CTGAATGAGGCTTTATGTGCCAGCTCACCTGACCTGGCCAGCCCATGTGAATATCAGTCACCTGTGGACTCCATGAACGCACTTACCCTGCCGGTCAGGTCCCCTCGACCACGAAGCATGGGG GAAGGCGGGTTTCTTCGACTGGAAGCGAACAGCCGGGAGGACGCCCAGCGCCTGTGGCAGCAGGACAGGCAGAACATGCAGAACACGCTCCGCCAGCAGAAAGTGCAGATGATGGAGGATGAAAAATGgctggagatggaggagagactCCTG